One Caldanaerobius fijiensis DSM 17918 genomic region harbors:
- a CDS encoding uroporphyrinogen decarboxylase family protein gives MYKMTSHERFSRMFEHKEADRIPIIDDPWETTIERWHREGMPEGVSFVEFFDLDRVAHISVDNSPRYEAKIIEETDEYKIYTTSWGATLKSWKHITSTPEFLDFRIKDRISWKEAKERMVPSRDRIPWDYLQANYKKWREEGYWIQAGLWFGFDVTHSWTVGTERLLIALIEDPEWCIDMFNHFLDVNLALLDMVWDAGYHFDSVFWPDDMGYKNNQFFSVNTYRNLLKPIHKKAIDWAHSKGIKAHLHSCGDIRPFIPELIDIGLDALNPLEVKAGVDTIELKKKYGKDLVLHGGINAVLWNDREAIEAEIKEKVPVLKESGGYIFSSDHSVPDTVSLEDFRHIVELAKEMGKY, from the coding sequence ATGTATAAAATGACTTCTCATGAAAGGTTTTCGCGCATGTTTGAGCACAAAGAAGCTGACAGGATACCTATTATTGATGATCCATGGGAGACTACCATTGAAAGATGGCATAGGGAGGGGATGCCTGAAGGCGTAAGCTTTGTGGAATTTTTTGATCTGGATCGAGTTGCTCATATAAGTGTAGATAACAGTCCGCGATATGAAGCCAAAATTATTGAAGAAACTGATGAGTATAAAATATATACAACGTCGTGGGGTGCTACTTTAAAAAGTTGGAAACATATCACATCTACTCCAGAGTTTTTGGATTTCAGGATAAAAGACAGAATAAGCTGGAAAGAGGCCAAAGAGCGGATGGTGCCCTCTAGGGATAGGATTCCGTGGGACTATCTTCAAGCTAATTATAAAAAGTGGAGAGAAGAGGGGTACTGGATACAGGCCGGTTTGTGGTTTGGCTTTGATGTAACGCATTCATGGACAGTGGGCACAGAAAGGCTATTGATAGCGCTTATAGAGGATCCTGAGTGGTGTATTGACATGTTCAACCATTTCCTGGATGTCAATCTTGCTCTATTGGATATGGTATGGGATGCTGGTTATCACTTTGACAGCGTATTCTGGCCAGATGATATGGGCTATAAAAACAACCAATTTTTCTCCGTCAATACCTACAGGAATCTACTAAAACCTATCCACAAAAAAGCTATTGATTGGGCTCACAGCAAAGGAATCAAAGCACACCTGCACTCATGTGGTGATATCAGGCCATTTATACCCGAGCTGATAGATATTGGCCTTGATGCGCTAAATCCTCTGGAGGTCAAAGCGGGTGTGGATACAATAGAATTAAAGAAAAAGTATGGCAAGGACCTGGTCTTACACGGAGGCATCAATGCGGTACTGTGGAATGATAGAGAGGCTATAGAGGCTGAGATAAAAGAAAAAGTGCCTGTATTGAAGGAGTCTGGAGGGTATATTTTCTCCTCTGATCACTCGGTGCCTGATACGGTTAGCCTTGAGGATTTCAGGCATATAGTAGAATTGGCTAAGGAAATGGGAAAATATTAA
- a CDS encoding DUF4838 domain-containing protein has product MSLKEKKLLVNDGCTGWRIVIGDDASPSERYASEELQHFIKEISGVCIPIVKDSCEKRENEIILGNNKHLSQLGLDIDWLKLGDEGFIIKTVNSNLIIAGGKLRGTLYGVYTFLEDYLGCRWLSSKVSSIPKRKIIEIPEIDIEQIPVLEYREPFYFDAFDGDWCARNKCNSSFGRLEEKHGNKMKYSTHFVHTFNELVPVSEYFDTHPEYFSEVNGKRISEHTQLCLTNEDVFKIALDRVREWIEKEPDAKIFSVSQNDWYNPCQCKNCREIDEREGSHSGTLLYFVNRIAEEIEKDYPDKLIDTLAYQYTRKPPKYVRPRKNVIIRLCSIESCFSHPFEECDAVSYPFRDRVEEGSSFAKDLQEWAKITDRLYVWDYVTNFAHYIMPFPNLYVLQPNIKFMIKNNVKGIFEEGNYSQGGKGEFAELRAYVLAKLLWNPDYDVDLAINEFLIGYYGSAAAPIRQYIDMLHRKVVDENIHVGIFDPPTSKYLSKDILEKAEELFDRAEMLADNDEILERVRIARLPIEYVKLSTTPGYYPNRAELVKSFFAKIKKAGITQIKEGQSLEESQRIMEKGKECVI; this is encoded by the coding sequence ATGAGCTTAAAAGAGAAGAAATTGCTTGTTAATGATGGCTGTACTGGCTGGCGGATAGTCATAGGAGATGATGCATCACCATCTGAGAGATATGCCAGTGAGGAATTACAGCATTTTATAAAAGAGATATCCGGCGTATGTATACCTATAGTGAAAGATTCGTGTGAAAAGAGGGAAAACGAAATCATACTGGGCAATAACAAACATCTATCTCAACTAGGGCTTGATATAGACTGGCTAAAACTCGGTGATGAGGGCTTTATAATTAAAACAGTGAACAGCAATTTAATCATTGCTGGTGGAAAACTTAGGGGAACCCTATATGGAGTGTATACTTTCCTTGAAGATTATCTTGGTTGCCGATGGCTAAGTTCAAAAGTAAGTTCTATACCCAAAAGGAAAATAATTGAGATCCCAGAGATTGATATCGAACAAATTCCGGTACTAGAATATAGGGAACCATTCTATTTTGATGCTTTCGATGGAGATTGGTGTGCCAGGAATAAATGTAACAGCAGTTTTGGAAGATTAGAAGAAAAACACGGTAACAAGATGAAATATTCAACCCACTTTGTACACACATTCAATGAATTGGTACCTGTATCGGAGTATTTTGATACACATCCAGAATATTTTTCTGAGGTTAATGGTAAACGCATTTCTGAACATACCCAGCTTTGTTTGACTAACGAGGATGTTTTCAAAATTGCTCTTGATAGAGTTAGAGAATGGATTGAAAAAGAACCGGATGCAAAAATATTTTCGGTATCCCAGAACGATTGGTATAACCCTTGTCAGTGTAAAAACTGTAGAGAAATAGATGAACGAGAAGGAAGCCACAGCGGTACTTTGCTTTACTTTGTCAACCGGATTGCTGAAGAGATAGAAAAAGACTATCCGGATAAATTAATAGATACATTGGCGTACCAGTATACAAGAAAGCCACCGAAATACGTTCGACCGAGAAAGAATGTTATTATAAGGCTTTGCAGTATAGAATCCTGTTTTTCTCATCCATTTGAGGAATGTGACGCTGTCAGTTATCCATTTAGGGATAGGGTGGAGGAGGGCTCTTCTTTTGCAAAGGATTTACAGGAATGGGCTAAGATTACTGATAGGTTGTATGTGTGGGACTATGTGACAAATTTCGCGCATTATATAATGCCTTTCCCGAACTTGTATGTACTCCAACCCAATATAAAATTTATGATAAAAAATAATGTAAAGGGAATTTTTGAGGAAGGTAACTATTCACAGGGCGGAAAAGGCGAGTTTGCAGAACTTAGAGCATATGTGCTGGCTAAGCTGCTGTGGAATCCCGATTATGATGTTGACCTTGCAATAAATGAATTTTTAATCGGATATTACGGCAGTGCTGCAGCGCCTATAAGGCAATATATCGATATGTTGCATAGAAAAGTTGTAGATGAGAATATACACGTGGGTATTTTTGATCCACCGACAAGTAAGTATTTATCAAAAGATATTCTGGAAAAAGCTGAAGAATTATTCGACAGGGCAGAAATGTTGGCTGATAACGATGAGATACTTGAAAGAGTGCGCATTGCTAGATTGCCAATAGAATATGTAAAATTATCTACAACGCCAGGTTATTATCCTAACAGGGCTGAATTAGTTAAGAGCTTTTTTGCAAAGATCAAGAAAGCTGGAATTACACAAATAAAAGAAGGACAATCCCTTGAAGAGTCTCAGCGAATAATGGAAAAAGGAAAGGAGTGTGTTATATGA